In bacterium, the following are encoded in one genomic region:
- a CDS encoding N-acetyl-gamma-glutamyl-phosphate reductase — MTRIGIVGVTGLVGETLLSLLWNHPEAEISYLASDHSAGKKLCEVLPRFRDIDLSLHPTDLDLIKKNCEVVFICKPHGASMDLVKEIIPLGIKVIDSGADFRLKNAELFSHWYGKPHTAPHILPHSVYGLPELHREEIRKAKLVAVPGCYPTGVTLAVAPLAKAGLIEGEVIANCYSGISGAGRNYNPSVGNLFIDCYDDLRPYNVLKHRHTPEMEQELSLLSGREISVLFVPHLAPIERGILSTVYVKLRETLKEDSLYQLYNDFYKEAPFVRISSSLPSTKLVKNTNYCDISLRSDGNWVVCISAIDNLMKGAAGQAVECFNLINDYPWERGLRRG, encoded by the coding sequence ATGACAAGAATTGGAATAGTTGGCGTTACCGGTTTAGTAGGAGAGACGCTACTATCTCTCCTCTGGAATCATCCCGAGGCTGAAATTTCCTATCTCGCCTCGGACCATTCAGCTGGCAAAAAGCTATGCGAGGTGCTTCCCCGCTTCAGGGACATTGATTTGTCCCTACACCCCACCGATTTGGATTTGATAAAGAAAAACTGCGAGGTCGTATTCATCTGTAAACCTCACGGAGCCTCTATGGATTTGGTCAAGGAAATCATCCCCCTAGGTATAAAAGTCATAGATTCAGGGGCGGATTTTCGCCTTAAAAATGCGGAGCTTTTCTCTCACTGGTACGGTAAACCCCATACAGCCCCTCATATCCTCCCCCATAGCGTCTACGGTCTTCCCGAGCTCCATAGGGAAGAGATAAGAAAGGCAAAACTCGTAGCCGTCCCCGGCTGCTATCCAACCGGTGTCACCCTCGCAGTTGCTCCCCTGGCGAAAGCTGGCTTGATAGAGGGTGAAGTAATCGCTAATTGTTATTCGGGGATATCGGGAGCGGGAAGAAATTACAATCCCTCCGTGGGAAATCTCTTCATAGATTGCTATGATGACCTCCGCCCCTACAATGTCTTGAAACATCGCCACACCCCCGAGATGGAACAAGAGCTTTCCCTCCTCTCAGGAAGAGAAATCTCCGTCCTCTTCGTCCCGCATCTCGCCCCAATTGAAAGGGGTATACTCTCCACTGTGTATGTGAAGCTAAGAGAAACCTTGAAGGAAGATTCACTATACCAGCTTTACAATGACTTTTATAAAGAAGCTCCTTTCGTGAGGATTTCCAGTTCCCTCCCATCAACAAAGCTCGTTAAAAACACCAACTACTGCGATATTTCCCTTAGATCGGATGGCAACTGGGTTGTTTGCATCTCTGCGATTGACAATCTC
- a CDS encoding HEPN domain-containing protein, with the protein MRRSKEEARRWLRQAKKDLEIGKNLGKMGEYAYACFHLEQAGQKALKSFLYFMGKRYIWEHSIFNLTQQCAEYDSEFRELLDAGKYLDRFYLTTRYPDAVAPPALPYELFTEEDFKKALELAERILRFVERKIAS; encoded by the coding sequence ATGAGAAGAAGTAAAGAGGAGGCAAGGCGCTGGCTTCGGCAAGCTAAGAAGGATTTGGAGATTGGGAAGAACTTGGGGAAGATGGGTGAATACGCTTATGCCTGCTTTCACTTGGAACAAGCGGGACAGAAGGCTTTGAAATCTTTTCTTTACTTTATGGGTAAAAGATATATCTGGGAACATTCCATTTTCAATCTCACACAGCAATGCGCTGAATACGATTCCGAGTTCAGGGAGCTTTTGGATGCGGGTAAATATCTTGACAGATTTTATCTCACAACAAGGTATCCTGATGCCGTCGCTCCACCCGCTCTCCCATACGAGCTTTTCACTGAGGAAGATTTCAAAAAGGCGTTAGAATTAGCCGAGAGGATTTTGAGGTTCGTGGAGAGAAAAATTGCTTCTTAA
- a CDS encoding nucleotidyltransferase domain-containing protein, with translation MDRLKKAIECLKRYDPEKIILFGSYARNDFDSESDIDFVVIKNTEKRFIERLLEVAGLLGNELGKIDVFVYTPEEFNRMIESGNPFIERVLKEGKIVYEKK, from the coding sequence ATGGATAGGCTAAAGAAGGCGATTGAGTGTCTGAAAAGATATGACCCTGAGAAGATAATCCTATTCGGCTCCTATGCAAGAAACGATTTTGATAGCGAGAGCGATATTGATTTCGTTGTTATTAAAAACACGGAGAAGAGGTTCATAGAAAGGCTCTTGGAGGTCGCTGGGTTATTGGGAAATGAGCTCGGCAAAATTGATGTCTTCGTTTATACTCCTGAGGAGTTTAATAGAATGATTGAATCGGGCAATCCCTTTATTGAAAGAGTTTTGAAGGAGGGAAAGATAGTTTATGAGAAGAAGTAA
- a CDS encoding sigma-70 family RNA polymerase sigma factor, whose product MKRYVSESWLRKKEKRELGVARRYAVVYLESVREKEAAEREREKARRLVQKILSLTELSEVQREVIDYFLEGLSLREIARKRGVHFRAVQKAFRGALKRMKEAIKKHNIDPDEEDIDFFTEYDY is encoded by the coding sequence ATGAAGCGATATGTTAGTGAGAGCTGGCTAAGGAAGAAGGAGAAGAGGGAGTTAGGTGTAGCGAGGAGGTATGCGGTGGTATATTTAGAGAGCGTGAGGGAGAAGGAGGCGGCGGAGCGGGAGAGGGAGAAGGCGAGGAGATTAGTGCAAAAGATATTATCTCTTACAGAATTGAGCGAGGTGCAGAGGGAAGTGATAGATTACTTTTTAGAGGGGTTATCATTGAGAGAGATAGCGAGAAAAAGGGGGGTGCATTTCCGAGCTGTTCAGAAAGCTTTCAGAGGGGCATTGAAGAGGATGAAAGAGGCGATAAAGAAACACAACATAGACCCCGACGAAGAAGACATAGATTTTTTCACGGAATATGATTATTGA
- a CDS encoding fibronectin type III domain-containing protein — translation MALGISVDKSNPALNETYTITISPPQGGAFHHHVTLYESTDGGNTWTALQTWQTLGSSTPLNYSTSKSTAGTYTYQAIDYYIDNSIADQSGTIDVNVGGASPTTLTLSVDPNPVVHDPAGEGVATLTATLTADGTPLSGKTITFRVTQVGIRTPDLYTTTSETGTDGTASVQISPSLWWASYPDVLDVEVGAEFGGEYPNYGPSYSDWIEVKWYRADTTLTLTAPSSVSAGVQFQILVKLEPQTYSNEYQDKTIELWRDGSKVATAQTDTNGVAYFYQTLQPGTYSYQAKFNGEIGHLAPATSSTVEITATGAGSLTLSATPGSGQILYEWSKYEGANFDHYRLRVGTSSGGSDVANLTFSDVNKTSHILTGLVNGTTYYARIYAEDSSNSVLAQSEEIQATPQATTYTEVSGTATSQKISLTRAVSGQIISASTWNQDEQTIENFTGKIYIGSVDIPTNVKDVKVNLPSGLPASIKVIGILESPVPVAVSIEEVTSSYFKLHLSSAINYTTKFHYLIWGV, via the coding sequence ATGGCTTTGGGAATTTCCGTTGATAAATCAAACCCGGCATTAAACGAGACTTATACTATCACGATTTCCCCTCCCCAAGGCGGGGCTTTCCATCATCATGTGACCCTCTATGAAAGCACTGATGGAGGCAATACTTGGACTGCTCTCCAAACATGGCAAACGCTCGGCTCATCTACCCCTCTCAATTATTCCACTTCCAAATCCACAGCTGGCACATATACCTATCAAGCGATAGACTATTACATTGATAACTCCATAGCCGACCAATCTGGGACGATAGATGTAAACGTTGGCGGGGCTTCCCCAACGACCCTTACTTTATCCGTTGACCCTAATCCCGTTGTCCACGACCCTGCGGGCGAGGGTGTTGCCACTCTCACAGCAACCCTCACAGCCGACGGGACTCCCCTCTCGGGTAAGACGATAACTTTCCGTGTCACTCAGGTGGGGATACGAACCCCTGACCTCTATACCACTACCTCAGAAACGGGCACGGATGGAACCGCGAGCGTCCAAATCTCGCCATCCCTGTGGTGGGCTTCCTATCCCGATGTCCTTGATGTTGAGGTTGGGGCGGAATTTGGTGGCGAGTATCCCAACTACGGACCTTCCTATAGCGATTGGATAGAGGTCAAATGGTATAGGGCTGATACAACGCTCACGCTTACCGCCCCCTCGTCCGTTTCGGCTGGCGTCCAATTCCAAATCTTGGTCAAATTAGAACCGCAGACCTATTCAAATGAATATCAAGACAAGACAATTGAGCTCTGGCGAGACGGCTCAAAAGTTGCGACCGCTCAAACGGACACAAATGGCGTCGCCTATTTCTATCAGACGCTCCAACCCGGCACTTACTCCTATCAGGCAAAATTCAATGGCGAGATAGGGCACCTCGCCCCCGCCACATCCTCAACTGTGGAAATCACGGCTACAGGAGCGGGCTCCCTTACCCTCTCTGCCACCCCGGGCTCGGGTCAAATCCTTTACGAATGGTCTAAATATGAGGGGGCAAACTTTGACCACTACCGTTTGAGAGTGGGCACCTCATCAGGCGGAAGCGATGTGGCGAACCTTACATTTTCAGATGTCAATAAGACCTCCCATATTTTGACGGGATTGGTTAACGGAACGACCTATTATGCGAGGATATACGCCGAGGACAGCTCAAACTCCGTTCTCGCTCAATCGGAAGAGATTCAAGCGACGCCTCAAGCGACCACTTATACGGAAGTATCGGGCACTGCCACATCCCAGAAGATTTCACTCACGAGGGCTGTTTCAGGTCAAATCATCTCTGCCTCCACTTGGAACCAAGATGAGCAGACGATTGAGAACTTCACGGGCAAGATATATATCGGCTCCGTGGATATACCCACCAATGTCAAGGATGTCAAAGTCAACCTTCCTTCGGGGCTACCAGCGAGCATAAAAGTGATTGGGATATTAGAGAGCCCTGTTCCCGTTGCGGTTTCAATTGAAGAGGTCACCTCTTCCTATTTCAAGCTTCACCTTTCCTCAGCGATAAATTACACGACAAAATTCCACTATCTCATCTGGGGAGTGTGA
- a CDS encoding N-acetylmuramoyl-L-alanine amidase has protein sequence MSKCIVIDPGHGGTDPGAVGFGVREKDLAWKYSLSLKWFLQKLGYDVILTRWSDVYVPLGIRPQIARGKDAFVSIHFNAGSEQARGLEVWYHDNDRKGKKFAETVEGVMRKVTTSRGVKRDTSRYKRGFCVLRLCSAWGIPAILVEVGFITNYEENKALMRDNERLRLMQSLALAIDKFMKGG, from the coding sequence ATGTCTAAATGCATAGTTATTGACCCGGGTCATGGAGGAACCGACCCCGGCGCGGTTGGGTTCGGCGTGAGGGAAAAAGACCTTGCTTGGAAGTATTCTCTCTCGCTCAAATGGTTTCTCCAGAAGCTGGGTTATGATGTTATCCTTACGCGCTGGAGCGATGTTTATGTTCCGCTCGGCATCCGTCCCCAGATAGCGAGAGGAAAGGATGCCTTCGTATCAATCCATTTCAACGCTGGGAGCGAGCAGGCAAGGGGATTGGAGGTCTGGTATCACGATAACGATAGGAAAGGAAAGAAATTCGCTGAAACAGTGGAGGGGGTTATGCGTAAAGTGACGACCTCAAGGGGCGTGAAAAGGGATACATCAAGATATAAAAGAGGCTTCTGCGTCCTCCGGCTATGCTCTGCTTGGGGCATACCAGCGATATTGGTGGAGGTTGGTTTTATCACCAATTATGAGGAGAACAAAGCCCTTATGAGGGATAACGAACGGCTGAGGCTAATGCAATCCCTCGCCTTAGCCATTGATAAGTTTATGAAAGGAGGTTGA
- a CDS encoding M55 family metallopeptidase, whose amino-acid sequence MKVYIMTDLEGVGGVVLPRQVLQPGDPMYEQARHYLTQEVNSAIEGAFEAGAKRVLVIDGHGANNAYNLILDELNEEAEVVMGSPWGRYLPYIDEGWDAVFCIGFHSMAGSPGVLEHTMSSASWVNCYINGKKAGELAWVAGYAGHYGIPVALVTGDDILCKEASELLGDDVELVAVKEALSRTSAKCLNPKKVRKLIKDSAKRSLTKLEKLKPLKFEEPVLLRVEFLRTDMVQGFKGRSGIKIEERTVEVEGANIVEAIDHFLGNL is encoded by the coding sequence ATGAAAGTTTATATTATGACGGACCTTGAAGGTGTAGGAGGAGTAGTTCTGCCCCGGCAGGTTCTCCAGCCCGGCGACCCAATGTATGAGCAGGCAAGACATTATCTCACGCAGGAGGTAAACTCAGCGATTGAGGGCGCTTTTGAGGCGGGAGCGAAAAGGGTGCTCGTAATTGACGGACACGGAGCAAACAACGCCTATAATCTCATCCTTGACGAGCTGAACGAGGAAGCGGAGGTCGTCATGGGCTCTCCCTGGGGACGCTATCTCCCCTATATAGATGAGGGCTGGGACGCGGTCTTCTGCATAGGATTTCACTCTATGGCGGGCTCGCCCGGCGTCTTGGAGCATACCATGTCCTCCGCAAGTTGGGTAAATTGCTATATAAATGGGAAGAAGGCAGGGGAATTGGCTTGGGTTGCTGGCTATGCCGGTCATTACGGTATCCCCGTAGCATTGGTGACAGGCGACGATATTCTATGCAAAGAGGCAAGCGAACTCCTGGGTGATGATGTTGAATTGGTCGCCGTGAAAGAAGCCCTTTCCCGCACAAGTGCCAAATGTTTAAATCCCAAGAAAGTTCGCAAATTGATAAAGGATTCCGCTAAACGCTCTTTGACGAAACTGGAAAAACTCAAACCATTGAAATTTGAAGAACCTGTCCTTCTGAGAGTTGAGTTCCTTAGAACGGATATGGTGCAAGGATTCAAGGGCAGGAGCGGAATAAAGATCGAAGAGAGAACGGTGGAGGTAGAGGGAGCTAATATCGTGGAAGCCATTGACCATTTCCTAGGGAATCTCTAA